A DNA window from Panthera tigris isolate Pti1 chromosome X, P.tigris_Pti1_mat1.1, whole genome shotgun sequence contains the following coding sequences:
- the NAP1L3 gene encoding nucleosome assembly protein 1-like 3, which yields MAEADLNTVLEPAAQRVAEEKMASSSSDSGEESDCSSSSSSTSCSSSSSSSSGRSRLYRKRRVSGPSRRAQRAPLGKSFVDRLPQAVRNRVQALRNIQDECDKVDILFLKAIHDLERKYAELNKPLYDRRFQIINAEYEPTEEEYEWNSEDEVFSSDEEVQEDSPSEMPALEGEEEDNGPKGKPEVKAEENEVPKEIPETKAEEKAESKDFLGTKPEVKEDPKVDPQVKAEDKEQTKATEAKAKAAIIEAPKRIPEARPKERVTLKRAHKGKPKKDPKGIPDYWLTVLKNVDKLGPMIQKYDAPILKFLSDISLKFSKPGQPISYTFEFYFLPNPYFRNEVLTKTYIIKSKPDHKDPFFSWGWEIQDCKGCKIDWRRGKDVTVTTTQSRTTATGEIESQPRVVPNASFFNFFSPPEIPKIGKLEPREDAILNEDFEIGQTLHDNVILKSIYYYTGEVKCTYEDSKNYGNRKYRK from the coding sequence ATGGCAGAAGCGGATCTTAACACGGTTTTGGAACCTGCCGCCCAAAGGGTTGCTGAAGAGAAGATGGCTAGCTCCTCTAGTGATTCTGGGGAGGAATCTGACTGTAGTAGCTCTAGCAGCAGCACTagttgcagcagcagcagcagcagcagcagtggccGCAGCCGCTTATATAGAAAGAGGAGGGTATCTGGGCCTTCCAGAAGAGCACAACGGGCTCCTTTGGGTAAAAGTTTCGTGGATAGGCTGCCTCAGGCCGTTAGAAATCGTGTGCAGGCGCTCAGAAATATTCAAGATGAATGTGACAAGGTAGACATCCTGTTCTTAAAGGCAATTCACGATCTCGAAAGAAAATATGCCGAACTCAATAAGCCTCTATACGATCGGCGATTTCAAATAATCAATGCAGAATATGAACCTACAGAAGAAGAATATGAGTGGAATTCAGAGGATGAGGTGTTCAGCAGTGATGAGGAGGTGCAGGAAGACAGCCCTAGTGAAATGCCTGCTTTAGAGGGTGAGGAAGAAGATAACGGGCCTAAAGGAAAACCTGAGGTAAAGGCTGAAGAAAATGAGGTTCCAAAAGAAATTCCTGAGACAAAGGCTGAAGAAAAAGCAGAGTCTAAAGATTTTCTGGGGACAAAGCCTGAAGTGAAAGAAGACCCTAAAGTAGACCCTCAGGTAAAGGCAGAAGATAAAGAACAGACTAAAGCAACAGAAGCTAAGGCAAAGGCTGCCATAATAGAGGCTCCTAAAAGAATTCCTGAGGCCAGGCCTAAAGAAAGAGTGACTCTTAAAAGAGCTCATAAGGGAAAGCCTAAAAAGGATCCTAAAGGCATTCCTGACTATTGGCTGACTGTTTTAAAGAATGTTGACAAGCTCGGGCCCATGATTCAGAAGTATGATGCACCCATTCTGAAGTTCTTGTCAGATATTAGCCTAAAGTTCTCAAAACCTGGCCAGCCTATAAGTtacacatttgaattttattttctacccaATCCATACTTCAGAAATGAGGTGCTGACCAAGACATATATAATAAAGTCAAAACCAGATCACAAGGATCCCTTCTTCTCTTGGGGATGGGAAATCCAAGATTGCAAGGGCTGTAAAATAGattggagaagaggaaaggatgTTACTGTGACAACCACCCAGAGTCGAACAACTGCTACTGGAGAAATTGAAAGTCAGCCAAGAGTGGTTCCTAATGCAtcattcttcaatttctttagcCCTCCTGAGATTCCTAAGATTGGAAAGCTAGAGCCACGAGAAGATGCTATCCTCAATGAGGACTTTGAAATTGGTCAAACTTTACATGATAATGTCATCCTGAAATCGATCTATTACTATACAGGAGAAGTCAAATGTACCTATGAAGATAgtaaaaattatggaaacaggaAATAtcgaaaataa